In Setaria viridis chromosome 5, Setaria_viridis_v4.0, whole genome shotgun sequence, the genomic stretch TGGGCTGTGGTGTAGTCTGCTGTTAGAATTTTCGGGTTGCAGATGGTTCacactttttccttttttgaatTTTAGTTACCTCTGTATTGTGTGCTTGCTGCTAAACTTAGTGTTCGTCTGCTCGATTAGGGGCTGTCACCAATCCTATGATGATTCATCTCGAGGGTGTTGTCAGTTCGACTGAGAATATTCCCACTGCGGTTTATGCTAACTTGTGTTGTGACTGACCAAACATTTATGCGGACACTAAGCTCTTTTAGATTTATATCAATATATGCATGGTGATTTCTTGTTGATCAGTGCGAGtatctttttgttttttattccaCCCTTATGTACCCTTCTTTGCATTTTTTCTAAAGCCTGGGCAAACACAAACGTAAAGGTATAAAGATTACCCATCTCGCCCGCTCGTTATCAGAAGCTTGTGATTTACTTTTTCATGCAGCAAGTCAAGGAAAAAACATAGTAGAAACAAGTATGCTGTGAATTTTGTCTTTGATGTGCCTTCTGTGTATGGACTGAGCTACTAATATATATGGCATGTTGATATCGATATCTGAGATTTCACATGGGTGGCAGAAACGCGGGCTAGCTCTTTATTCAAATCATTGTCCAAGTTTTGTGCATGGTTACGTTATTACTCCAAGAAAATATGTTACATAAATTACCCTTTTATATTAGCATAGATTCTTCAAGTCTTTATATCTTTAAAATTTCTTCGAAAAATTATAATGCACGAACTACGTAGTTAGCAGGGTAACTAAAGTCTTGTTGAAACTATTTTTGTTCTGCATATAATCTGGGCCCTTTGCCATCTTTCTTTTAGTTAGGAGAATCCTTTGCAGACTTTTATTGTAACAAATAATACATCCCTCATGTAAGCTTTATAGGAAAGGAAATAGCAGTCGTAGACAGCAACAGAGATACCGCAATAACAGTGCTACCTATTGACACTTAAAGTAACTGCATAAACATACTATTTGATGCCCTCCAATCTCTTTTAGGATAACACTGGCATTTTGCGCTCATGATCAAATATGATGTGTCCTGGCAATCTACCTCGGCTGATGTAATTTATCCTTTCTCTTTCTGGAGCATTCATTGTAGGCGATTCTAAAGCTTTTAAATCTCTTTATTCCTTTATTATATTACTCAGGCCTTTCGTGCTAGCCCGATCTATGTGTAGCTTGTCCAAGCAATCCACCTCCCACAATTTTCTTGTGCTTCTATCATTAAATCAGCCAAGAACTTTGCAATCTCTTTTATCGTTTTTTTCGCAGTTGTGCTTCTGTAGTATAACTGTCTTGCACTTTGTTTCATTAGATGAGCCAAGAGCTTTGTAGAAATCACTAGACACTGGGTTTTTCTCTGTGTACAGTTGGTAGAGAAGGAAACTAGTGACTTGTTTTTTTAGATGGCTTGATAAGCTGCAAAGAAACAGGCCAATTGTCTGCTAATACAAAGTCTTTTAGGGTTCTCCATTCAGAGTTTGCCAAAAGTTCCTAATATCTGAATTTCCATCATTCTGCATTGTCTTCTCAAGATTTACTTGTTAACATATTTTTATCAGTTCAATAATGGATGATTTTGGAGATTCATGCAATCATTTTGCCTATAACTAGTACATTCATGGATTGGCTGCTCGAGGAGTACATTACTTGCACCGGCCCGGACCTCTGCTCCAGGACTTGGGATTTTTGGCCCTTCCGGTATGTCATCTGCTTTTATCCAGTTCTTGTTAATAAAGGAATACAAGGCACTGATTTCTTTTGTCCCATTGGTGGCACATCTCCATATGGTAGGAACTTGGCCGAGAGAAAGGTTATCTTAGCGAGAGCGTATTCACGTTCATCTTCATTTCCTTTCTGTTGGTAGGTTACCTTTTACTTCACAATTTTTCTATTTGTAGTTGATTACTTGTACCAAGAATGTGACCATGTTTAATACTGTGAATTAAACAACACATTATGCAATTGATCTCATTGGCATTAAAAATCTGAAGTGATGGTTATTTAGATGGATGTGTTAAAAGACTTTGTGACATGAAGACAAACGGTCAGTCAATCGGTGTATGGAATTATTGGAATCTCCACCATGAGTGGCCTTTAGATATATTGGAGCTCTCATTTAATTTCAATGTTGTGTTAACTGTTAAGGTTAGAAAATAGAGGTTTCATGTGGATTATCCATGTCTAAACTAACAAAAATGTTTGTTTCGTGATGCTTTGTTGGACTGCCATCCTGTAAAATAAAGAATTTGTGCAAATTACCTTTTGGACCTGTTTCTGTAATCTGCTCTTTCATGCATTGCATACTTTCTGAATTGTTTAATGCTTATTTTCTATAGTGATCGATCATATGCTAGGATTACGAGCTATTCAGCCTTGACCATTTGTCTATGGTATTGCAGTGGAGTTTTCACCCTTTTATTTATCATAGCAAACGTTTCTACACTGTTCTTCTGTGGCGAAGGGTGCTGGCATTTTTAGTAGTAAGTGTGGCTGTCTTACTTTGATGGTGTTCAGATTTATATCCGTGTTCAACAAGCGATCATAATTTCCTGTACAGGCTTCGCAGTTTTTACGGATTATCACATTCTACTCCACTCAACTTCCTGGTCCAAATTATCACTGTCGTGAGGTAACCTTGATTTCTCATTCTGTCCAAAGCATATACTCGTGAACACTATTGCTAAAGTAGTTATTTGATACCATTCATAGGGCTCAAAACTTGCCACTCTTCCACCACCAAACAATGCACTCGAAGTGCTCCTTATTAACTGTAAGTCTTCTATTGTTGGCTTACTCTTGTGGGTGGAAAGTTCTCTTGATTCAAATTGTTCTTTGCAGTTCCTCATGGAGTGCTTTTTGGTTGTGGTGATCTGATATTCTCATCTCACATGATCTTTACCCTAGTGTTTGTGCGCACATACCATAAATATGGATCAAACAGGTACCAAAATCTAGCCAGTCATGTGTGTCCCTCTCTGTGTCTTGCATAGTTGCGTGTAATTTGCGTGACAAGTTTCATACCAGTTGCCCACCAAGTCAACCCTGTTCACACGTTCTTGTAGGTTGATTAAGCTCCTTGCTTGGCTGATGGCTATAGTTCAGAGTCTTCTTATAATTGCTTCTCGCAAGCACTACACTGTGGATGTTGTTGTTGCTTGGTAGGGACGAAACTCAATTTCAGTGATATGGTTATCTTTAAGTAGCATCTACCTCCTTTTGACAGTCTCTTTCTACAGGTACACTGTTAATTTAGTTGTATTCTTTGTTGATAAGAACCTGCCAGGTACATTCTTTTACCCTCATGTAACATGCAGAACAGCCATCAACATTCTGTAACAAGCTTATCTGCCAATTCTGCAGAAATGCCAGATCGTACAAATGGGTTATCTTTGCTTCCAGTAAGCTCAAAAGATAAAGATGGCAGGATGAAGGAAGAGCTCCATAAGCTTGACAGCAGGATGAGGGATGAGGTGCATAAATTATTAAATGGAAACTCTGTCGATGCTACTGATCGGGTACTAGAACATTTCTTACCACCCCATGTTTTCTGAATTATCATAAATAGTTTGTGGTACCTTTCGATGCATGCATAATAATAAACTTAAAATGAAccactccatccgttccaaaatgtaggtggttttagcttattctaaatatatagattttgctatgcacgtAGATATaggattatgtctagatacgtagcaaaatgtatgtatgtagaaaagccaaaacgacctgcattttgaaacggagggagtagtgatGCGAAAGCAGTGAGatatatactactccctccgtctcaaattataggtcgttttggcttttttagattcatggactttgttatgcacttaaaatataccctatgtctagatgcataataatattatgcatctagaaaagccaaaatgacctataatttggaacggagggagtacaacatAACCCCGTGCTTTTTGGTTCCAAGTTTTCTTCATGTATCCTTTTCTGGTTATTTCAGCGACAACGAGTGCAGATGAATGGAAAGCATGGAGAAGACATGAACCACACTGTCTCTGATGCCCCTCCCACGGGTACATGATCAGCTGCTTTTCATTGTTCTATTGTCCTCAACATGGACAGGGGAATCTGCCGGGAAAAAAacttaaaaaagaagaaaattgccTGGTGTATGATGAAAAGCTTCTCAGGtacctgcaaggctgcaacatCATTTTGTTCTGCTGCTCTCTATGGCATGGTGACAGATAAATGAGGCAGTGTTGAAGTAGTGGTAGAAAATGTAAAAGGATCAGAATCTCGCGGCTTTCCTCAGATGCTGCTGCTACAGTTTTGCATTCTTCAGACCTTTTAAAACCGATGATattagagagagagaaattTGATCTTTGATGTAAATATCGATTAGATTCAGCTTTAGTTCCAgctctaaaaaaaatattgtcaGCTGTGGTGAATTGGTGATTGCTAATTTATGTTCATTGGTAGTAATTGTATGTGAGGCTGTGAGCAGCGCGTGGTGATTGCTTTTGTTGGAGCCCTGTGACGCCTTTGAACGAACAGCTACTTATCCGGGCAGATCGCTTCGTCTGACACGGTAGAGCCCGGGCTCACGAGAGCTGAACGCCTCACGGGTTTGGCGCTCTAAAGAAAAAGGCAGCGGACGCCGCGTGCCGCGCGCGAAGACGACGGGGATCGCCGTCGTGCTGCCGCTGCGCCTGCGCTTACCCACCCAAGCACATGCGTTCGATGCGTTCCGTGCACGGAGTTTGAGCGCATCGCCGACGTGGTGCCGCTGCGCCTGCGCTTACCCATGTCTGCAGCCGTGCAGGTGCATGCCCCGAGTATGTGCGATGCGCTCTTGCGAAGGCGGAAGCGGTATGTGCCAGTCGCGCTGCATCGCTGTCAAAGTCTACAGTCTACAACTTTACACGATGTCGCGGCAAAAGTTTCCCGTTCCTGCCGCATAGCCAATAGTTGCTGTCTATGCTTGGACACAGCACTACAGCAGGATCTGAAACTCTGAAGGAATCTCTGAATAAATGGCTTTTGTTCCTGTGCTACTTCTACTGTGCAATTGCCAAAATGTTGCGTAACTTCGCAAGTACATCTTTGAAGATCCATCTGAAATGTCATGCGATTAAGTGATGATTGCAGCAGCTCGGGTACACCATCTTCCTTGAATCGCGCGAGCTGCATGTGACTCGAAGCAGCCCCTGCCCCACATTTGGCTATTTGGAGTGCTTCGATAGCCTGGTCATTTAAACTTAAGAAATCCACGAAATGATGTTGCCGGGTACGACAATCCAGAATGGAGCAATTGACTATTTGCCATCATCCCCGATGGCGCCGCACTCCCAATCCTTCCCTCTCCGGTGATAAGGGTTTGTATTCAAGTACTTCAGGATCCACCAGAAGCGAGAAGCCTATCCTGTAGCTTTCCCCTGTTTGGGATGCAAGAATTCTGTCGTGGACAACCTGCAGTCTCCAGTCTCCAGTCTCCTGCACATGTCTGAATAAAGGAAATTCGGCGACAGTCGTGCCTCTTGGCTATCCCGTTTTATGAATTGCAAGATTAAACTATACATAGTATGATGTACGAAGATGGGGAAGTTATGATAAGCCACTCACCAAAAATTTGCTCAAATCACGAAAACATGAAAAAAAGAATGAAGTACGAGATCTTCCATTCCCCGATTTCGCAACCACTTGCAAATGTGCACCCAATCTTTACAGAATAACCTgcgttccattttttttttgcggcaTGTGCCATCGTACTCTCACAAAATTAACACCACCCTTCACCACACCCAAGCAACTCCATTCAAATCTTCAGTTCTGCTCATGCCCATCCAGTTTGCGCTCTGACACTCGCCCATACTTCATCAGTCTTGGATCTGGAGCTTTTATTTGAACAATGCGCACCAAGAGTCATCCAGGAACATTGAAGTGGAAGAGCCAGGATATAACGAATGCAAACACCATGCAAGCTAGGAGGAAGTTGAGGAACCGGTGCCCTTGCCAAAACCTCCGGGGCTCGCTGGCTGTTGCCTGGGCAGCCGCGGTGCTGCTTGATTCATTCCACTGCTCGATGAAGTCCATATCACTGAAACCTGCCACGTTGCATGCAGCTGAGCCACAGATTTCGCAGATCCTAAGACAATGAAAGAGGAGATGGAGCCACTTAAAACAAATCCTTGCTTATATTCAGATAATATGTTATGAATGCAAATTTACTTGAACGACACTAATGCAACACATTTAATAATGACTAACTACTCGAATATAAAGGATAGCATGCAAAACAAAGCGTTAATATGATACAAAGCAATAATCAGCGCAAGCAGAATTTCAATTCAATCGGACCTAGGCCTAATTTCAGCTGAACACCAATTAAGGAAGAGCAAATTCTGAATTAGAAGAACAAAGTTACGTTTTGTGATTTTGTAAAGATACTGAAGCATCTTTGTGTTTTTAAAATCATGACTCAGTTTAATACTTCCCATGGTTACCTCATTGCAGATGATTAAACATGAGTGGTCAAGAAGGTGCCTAATGATATCATTCATAAGAATATGAACTCACTACCATAACTTTCATCAATTTTGAAATAACTTAAAGGTTTACATAATATAGCATCATTTCAAACCCTACctttacaatttttttactcAAACAACTTCCGATTACTCCCTTAGTTCAAAAATACAAGGAGTATATTGTTTGGCAAAAGACACTTTTTATAAAATTTGACACCCAATTAGTCACATAATAAGTATGTACTAATGTATAAAAATTATACAATTAGATTAGTA encodes the following:
- the LOC117858959 gene encoding phosphatidylinositol:ceramide inositolphosphotransferase, with the translated sequence MYIAREATKLWRKVSAETTAELQLLLEKWQLLLAGLVFQYIHGLAARGVHYLHRPGPLLQDLGFLALPELGREKGYLSESVFTFIFISFLLWSFHPFIYHSKRFYTVLLWRRVLAFLVASQFLRIITFYSTQLPGPNYHCREGSKLATLPPPNNALEVLLINFPHGVLFGCGDLIFSSHMIFTLVFVRTYHKYGSNRLIKLLAWLMAIVQSLLIIASRKHYTVDVVVAWYTVNLVVFFVDKNLPEMPDRTNGLSLLPVSSKDKDGRMKEELHKLDSRMRDEVHKLLNGNSVDATDRRQRVQMNGKHGEDMNHTVSDAPPTGT